A region from the Salicibibacter cibarius genome encodes:
- a CDS encoding solute symporter family protein, whose protein sequence is MGGGDVVGILFFILIVGLTMYITFWASRRMTGTKGFYAAGRSLTGWQNGFAIAGDYLSAASFLGIAGLVALGGYDGFMYAIGWLMGYVVVLYLIAEPMRNSGKFTMADVLAFRLRQKPVRVTAALVTIAISTCYMVAQMVGAGAIIQLLVGIPYEIAVIFIGILMLVYVSFGGMIATSWVQIVKAFLLMFATVFLLVFIAFIYQFNLSSLFGEVAAQNGFEFLMPGQLYTNPIDLLSLGMALILGTAGLPHILIRFYTVPTAQDARKSVIWAMALLGIFYITITIVGYGANVIVGPETIAAADSGGNMAAPLLALYLGGGPGTLGGEIFMAAIAAVSFATIVAVVAGLVIAASGAFAHDIYTNVIKRGHATDKEQFRVARITAIVVGALSIALGILAQGLNVAYLVVLAFAIGASANLPTLIFSLYWKRFNTKGAVAGMAAGLFTAVGLVIIGPNIMGTNALFPLENPGIVSIPVGFLTSFIVAIMTKPDKMEGKFEEMDVRTNTGLGAE, encoded by the coding sequence ATGGGCGGAGGCGATGTTGTCGGCATCCTGTTTTTCATCCTTATCGTTGGCTTGACGATGTACATCACGTTTTGGGCATCTCGTCGAATGACGGGAACGAAAGGGTTTTACGCAGCGGGACGAAGCTTGACCGGTTGGCAAAATGGGTTTGCCATTGCCGGTGACTATTTAAGTGCAGCTTCTTTTTTGGGGATTGCCGGTTTAGTTGCTTTGGGTGGTTATGATGGATTTATGTATGCGATCGGCTGGTTGATGGGTTATGTGGTTGTTTTGTATCTTATTGCCGAGCCGATGCGGAACTCCGGAAAATTCACGATGGCGGATGTATTGGCGTTTCGGTTAAGGCAAAAACCGGTACGTGTGACGGCAGCGCTAGTCACGATCGCCATTAGCACCTGTTATATGGTGGCACAAATGGTGGGGGCCGGAGCGATCATCCAACTTCTCGTTGGCATTCCTTACGAAATAGCCGTTATCTTTATCGGGATTCTCATGCTCGTGTATGTATCCTTTGGCGGCATGATTGCAACGAGTTGGGTGCAAATTGTTAAGGCTTTTTTACTTATGTTTGCCACGGTGTTTTTGCTCGTGTTTATCGCGTTTATTTATCAATTCAATCTTTCAAGCTTGTTCGGTGAAGTGGCCGCTCAAAACGGATTTGAATTTTTGATGCCTGGTCAGTTATATACAAATCCGATCGATTTACTGTCGCTCGGGATGGCGCTGATTTTGGGGACAGCCGGGTTGCCGCATATTTTGATCCGCTTCTATACGGTGCCAACCGCGCAGGATGCACGTAAGTCGGTCATCTGGGCGATGGCTTTACTCGGTATTTTTTACATTACGATTACGATCGTTGGGTACGGCGCGAATGTGATCGTCGGACCGGAAACGATCGCGGCAGCTGATTCGGGTGGGAATATGGCCGCGCCGCTATTGGCATTGTACCTCGGCGGGGGACCGGGAACACTCGGCGGTGAAATTTTCATGGCGGCGATTGCTGCTGTTTCATTTGCCACGATTGTTGCCGTTGTCGCGGGCTTGGTCATTGCAGCTTCAGGTGCATTCGCCCACGACATTTATACGAATGTCATCAAACGTGGCCACGCGACAGACAAAGAGCAGTTCCGTGTTGCCCGCATAACTGCAATCGTCGTAGGCGCGTTGTCTATCGCGTTGGGGATTTTGGCACAAGGGTTGAATGTCGCTTACCTGGTTGTACTCGCTTTTGCGATCGGGGCCAGTGCAAACTTGCCGACACTTATCTTTTCCCTTTATTGGAAGCGCTTTAATACGAAAGGTGCTGTCGCCGGTATGGCTGCGGGCTTGTTCACAGCCGTTGGCTTGGTCATCATCGGTCCGAACATAATGGGGACGAATGCCCTCTTCCCATTGGAAAACCCGGGTATTGTCAGTATTCCGGTTGGTTTCCTCACTTCCTTCATTGTCGCGATAATGACGAAACCGGACAAAATGGAAGGGAAGTTTGAAGAAATGGATGTTCGTACGAACACGGGATTAGGTGCAGAATAA
- a CDS encoding DUF485 domain-containing protein, whose translation MESNYNEYERIAASEEYKQFKKQKFTFIWPIVILFVLYYATLPILAAYAQEFMGTLVFGNITFGYLYGMAYYIVAWGLAFVYVVKAAGFDKKVSAILDKYLDKKGAS comes from the coding sequence ATGGAAAGTAATTATAATGAATATGAGAGAATTGCTGCATCTGAAGAATACAAGCAATTCAAAAAACAGAAATTTACGTTTATTTGGCCGATCGTTATTTTATTTGTCCTATACTATGCGACGCTGCCCATCTTGGCAGCCTATGCGCAGGAATTTATGGGAACATTGGTTTTTGGCAATATCACCTTCGGATACTTGTACGGGATGGCTTATTATATCGTCGCTTGGGGCCTCGCCTTCGTCTATGTTGTAAAAGCTGCAGGATTTGATAAAAAAGTAAGCGCTATTTTAGACAAATACTTGGATAAGAAGGGGGCTTCATGA
- a CDS encoding LytR/AlgR family response regulator transcription factor, with protein MRIRAMIAEDERLVREELAYLLQLEDDVLLCPSAETGEQLLELQEQYCPDVIFLDIQMPGLSGVEVAKRLRRVESGRMAPLFVFTTAYDDYAVEAFELEAVDYLLKPYDDNRFKIAMERVRKRIATKDESGRQAPPLSHPRPSKVLITDEKSSFVLAPESIIYVAKIENVLEIHTKDQLFQSKMTLRELEEKLRGFPFFRSHRAYLINLDYVQEITPWFNGTYNLTMDGEKESKIPVSRAAGKRLFDIIENA; from the coding sequence ATGCGTATTCGAGCGATGATCGCGGAAGATGAGCGATTAGTGCGGGAGGAATTGGCTTATTTATTACAACTGGAGGACGATGTCCTCCTCTGTCCGAGTGCGGAAACAGGTGAACAGCTGTTGGAATTGCAAGAGCAGTACTGTCCTGATGTTATTTTTCTCGATATTCAAATGCCCGGGCTGTCTGGCGTTGAAGTGGCCAAACGATTACGGCGGGTTGAAAGCGGGAGAATGGCTCCTTTGTTCGTCTTTACAACCGCGTACGACGATTATGCTGTGGAAGCGTTTGAACTGGAAGCGGTGGATTATCTTTTAAAACCATACGACGATAATCGTTTTAAAATCGCGATGGAGCGGGTGCGTAAACGTATAGCCACAAAGGACGAGAGCGGGAGACAAGCCCCTCCGCTTTCGCATCCACGTCCAAGTAAGGTGTTAATTACCGATGAAAAAAGTTCATTCGTTCTTGCGCCGGAGTCGATCATTTATGTGGCGAAGATAGAAAATGTATTGGAGATCCACACGAAAGACCAATTGTTTCAAAGCAAAATGACGTTACGGGAATTGGAAGAAAAATTACGTGGATTTCCTTTTTTTCGCTCGCATCGGGCATATTTGATCAATTTGGATTACGTCCAGGAAATCACGCCGTGGTTTAATGGGACGTACAATCTGACGATGGACGGTGAAAAAGAAAGTAAAATACCTGTCAGCAGAGCCGCGGGAAAACGATTGTTTGATATTATCGAGAATGCCTAA
- a CDS encoding LytS/YhcK type 5TM receptor domain-containing protein, with the protein MEFLTIVLFERLGLLLILAFILTRIRGFRSLLDRELNAKTTIVHTLIFGLFGIVGAMMGVVVEGEAVVNRSAVFSLGENELLVNTGLVAIVIAGLLGGPSVGLGAGIISGLFIFSLGGIGQWANGLANVLTGLLAGLTARFFSQERVIAPSRALFIGIFPPILNIGLLLVFVPHSEMMVALVDIIGLPMVLSNSVAIAIFTAMISTSLHEQEREVGLETSRALTIAEEALPYLKKQSSLEVAEGIAHLLYKRLEVAAVSVTDNIDVLAHIGKGDDHHRRGDQLLTRLSVQTIETGEVQVAYSQEEIKCSNPNCPLQAAIIVPIKEMGETTGLIKLYFRKAQHIRPVEIVLARGLGTLISNQLNALATEKMNTLIRDAELRNLQAQINPHFLFNTLHLIQMLIRTDPMKARHITVQLGHYMRFNLHLASNSLISLEKELAHVKAYLEIIRTRFSRLSFNIASVEGVGETPIPPATIQPLVENSIHHGLKHMPNDGVVSIVLHKQPKALQITVRDNGSGFAAEMLGQAGETPLASEHGSGTGLYNVNQRLIRLLGEESRLKANNLPTGGCEVVFQIPYQ; encoded by the coding sequence GTGGAATTCCTGACGATTGTCTTGTTTGAACGTTTGGGATTGTTGCTCATTCTCGCTTTTATTTTAACGCGCATCCGCGGTTTTCGTTCGCTTTTGGACCGGGAATTGAACGCGAAGACGACGATTGTCCACACGCTCATTTTCGGTTTGTTTGGCATTGTAGGCGCGATGATGGGCGTGGTCGTCGAAGGAGAAGCCGTTGTTAATCGCTCAGCGGTCTTTTCGCTTGGGGAAAATGAATTGTTAGTTAATACAGGTCTGGTTGCCATCGTTATTGCCGGGTTGTTGGGAGGGCCGTCCGTCGGTCTGGGTGCCGGAATTATCTCCGGGTTATTCATTTTTTCATTGGGCGGCATCGGGCAGTGGGCGAACGGTTTAGCCAACGTCCTTACCGGGTTATTGGCCGGACTGACGGCACGGTTTTTCTCGCAGGAGCGCGTGATTGCGCCTTCAAGGGCGTTGTTTATCGGTATTTTTCCTCCTATTCTTAATATCGGATTATTGTTAGTGTTTGTTCCGCATTCAGAGATGATGGTGGCTCTTGTCGATATTATTGGTTTGCCGATGGTTTTATCCAACAGTGTGGCGATTGCCATTTTCACAGCGATGATCAGCACTTCTTTACATGAGCAGGAGAGAGAAGTTGGTTTGGAAACGAGTCGGGCGCTCACCATTGCTGAAGAGGCGCTGCCTTATTTAAAAAAACAATCGTCGTTAGAAGTAGCGGAGGGGATCGCGCATTTGCTTTATAAACGATTGGAAGTCGCGGCCGTTTCCGTTACGGACAATATCGATGTGCTGGCACATATCGGCAAAGGGGATGATCATCACCGGCGAGGCGATCAGCTATTGACGAGGCTTTCTGTGCAGACGATCGAGACAGGCGAGGTGCAAGTTGCTTATTCACAAGAAGAAATAAAATGCTCGAATCCAAACTGTCCTTTGCAAGCCGCGATTATCGTTCCGATTAAGGAAATGGGGGAAACGACGGGACTGATTAAGTTGTACTTTCGTAAGGCCCAACATATTCGGCCGGTGGAGATCGTGTTAGCCCGGGGGTTGGGGACGTTGATTTCTAACCAATTAAACGCGTTGGCGACGGAAAAAATGAATACGCTCATTCGCGATGCGGAGCTCCGTAACTTGCAAGCCCAAATTAATCCGCATTTTTTGTTTAACACGTTGCATTTAATTCAAATGTTGATTCGCACCGATCCGATGAAAGCCCGGCATATCACGGTGCAGCTCGGTCATTACATGCGCTTTAACTTGCATTTGGCCTCGAATTCACTCATAAGCTTGGAAAAGGAGTTAGCACATGTAAAAGCGTACTTGGAAATCATTCGCACCCGGTTTTCACGATTATCATTTAACATTGCTTCCGTGGAAGGCGTAGGAGAGACCCCTATTCCGCCCGCGACGATTCAGCCGTTGGTGGAAAATAGCATTCATCACGGGTTAAAACACATGCCCAATGACGGCGTCGTCTCGATTGTTCTACATAAACAACCGAAGGCGCTTCAAATTACCGTTCGTGATAACGGTTCTGGTTTTGCGGCGGAAATGCTTGGTCAAGCGGGTGAAACGCCGCTCGCGAGTGAGCACGGCAGCGGAACCGGTCTTTATAATGTGAACCAGCGGTTGATTCGGTTGTTAGGAGAAGAATCACGTCTAAAAGCAAACAATCTGCCAACGGGCGGATGTGAGGTTGTTTTTCAGATTCCGTATCAATAG
- a CDS encoding solute symporter family protein: MNVTYFLFFLCIVGCTLIITHWAARREKTVYQFYTASQSLTGFQNGMAIAGDYISAASFLGIIGAIALSGYDGFLYSIGFLVSYLIVLLVVAEPVHRLGRYSLGDVMAARFSDRKIRLAMAVGAFMISILYLIPQLVASGLVLRLLLGIDYSLSVLIIGSLMTVYVVQGGMMATSWVQIVKTVLLMSGTFLLSLIVLNRFDWQVMHLLAHVQQGTPLGEQFFLPGNLFDSPVEIFSLKMALILGTAGMPHILIRLFTVRNALEVRRSVITASWIIGLFYVMTLILGLGTVAVIGSQALESADPTGNLAAPLLAQELGGDFLLAFISAIAFATIVAVVTGLVISSTTALAHDVYNHLIKRGAAKEVEQLRVAKWTAAGIGLLAMLFSLGLENVNVAFLVSLTFVVAASTNLPVLVCTLYWKRFNQTGAIVGMTTGFLASMLLVLFGPHIMDPVNGWISREAFFPLHNPGIIAIPIGFLGAILGTVLSRKPADTERFAHMYVQAQTGIRRRGRRPWNS; this comes from the coding sequence ATGAACGTCACGTATTTTTTGTTTTTTTTATGTATTGTCGGCTGTACCTTAATTATCACGCACTGGGCGGCAAGACGGGAGAAGACGGTGTATCAATTTTACACAGCCTCCCAAAGTTTGACAGGTTTTCAGAATGGAATGGCGATTGCCGGCGATTATATTAGCGCGGCCTCTTTCTTGGGGATTATCGGCGCCATTGCGTTGAGTGGGTACGACGGGTTTTTATATTCGATCGGGTTTCTCGTCTCTTATTTGATTGTGCTTCTCGTGGTCGCGGAGCCTGTGCATCGTTTAGGTCGTTATTCCCTCGGCGATGTTATGGCTGCCCGCTTTTCCGATCGAAAAATTCGGTTAGCGATGGCGGTCGGCGCGTTCATGATTTCCATTCTCTACTTGATTCCGCAGTTGGTGGCATCGGGGCTTGTGCTGCGCTTATTGCTCGGTATTGATTACTCTTTGTCGGTGTTGATCATCGGCAGTTTAATGACGGTGTATGTCGTTCAGGGAGGCATGATGGCGACCTCGTGGGTGCAAATCGTGAAAACGGTGCTCTTAATGTCGGGGACGTTCCTTCTTTCCCTTATCGTCTTAAACCGATTTGATTGGCAAGTGATGCATTTACTTGCACACGTGCAGCAGGGGACCCCATTGGGAGAACAGTTTTTTTTACCGGGAAATTTGTTTGACAGCCCGGTGGAGATTTTTTCTTTAAAAATGGCCTTAATTCTCGGGACGGCCGGGATGCCCCATATCCTGATCCGTTTGTTTACCGTGCGGAATGCGTTGGAGGTGCGGCGTTCCGTGATCACGGCGAGTTGGATTATTGGGCTTTTCTATGTCATGACCCTCATTTTAGGGTTAGGCACTGTCGCTGTCATTGGTTCCCAAGCATTGGAATCGGCTGATCCGACGGGGAACTTGGCCGCTCCACTACTGGCGCAAGAACTGGGTGGGGATTTTCTGTTAGCGTTCATTTCGGCGATTGCATTTGCCACGATCGTGGCCGTTGTCACCGGTCTTGTTATCTCTTCGACGACAGCATTGGCACATGATGTGTACAACCATCTCATCAAACGAGGGGCTGCGAAGGAAGTGGAACAGTTACGGGTGGCAAAATGGACAGCGGCAGGCATTGGGCTTTTGGCGATGCTTTTTTCCCTCGGGTTGGAAAATGTGAATGTTGCCTTTCTCGTTTCACTAACTTTCGTTGTGGCGGCTTCTACCAATCTTCCTGTGCTGGTATGCACGCTTTATTGGAAGCGCTTTAACCAAACAGGGGCGATCGTTGGTATGACGACAGGTTTTCTGGCGTCGATGCTGCTCGTCTTGTTTGGGCCGCATATTATGGATCCCGTGAATGGCTGGATCTCCCGGGAAGCTTTTTTTCCGTTGCACAATCCGGGCATTATCGCGATCCCGATCGGGTTTCTAGGGGCAATCCTCGGTACGGTATTATCTCGTAAGCCAGCGGATACAGAACGGTTTGCCCACATGTATGTTCAGGCACAAACCGGCATCCGACGAAGGGGGCGCCGGCCGTGGAATTCCTGA
- a CDS encoding DUF485 domain-containing protein — protein sequence MQHDRDIHMLLQSEAFVQLRREKRRLIVPSLLFIIVFYFSLPLSVWLFPAQMMQASPVMGLPWGWLYAFSQFVMTFCVGWLYWRRSKRFDRLVEQIKGSQG from the coding sequence ATGCAGCATGACCGCGACATTCATATGTTGCTTCAATCGGAGGCGTTTGTGCAGTTAAGGCGGGAGAAAAGAAGATTGATCGTTCCTAGTTTGCTTTTTATTATCGTCTTTTATTTTTCCTTGCCTTTATCCGTTTGGTTGTTTCCCGCGCAAATGATGCAAGCGTCACCGGTCATGGGATTGCCGTGGGGGTGGCTGTATGCATTTTCACAGTTTGTGATGACGTTTTGCGTCGGTTGGCTGTACTGGAGGAGGTCAAAGCGTTTTGATCGGTTAGTTGAACAAATCAAAGGGAGTCAGGGATGA
- a CDS encoding nucleotidyltransferase domain-containing protein gives MIRLEPLGRCNAASAKKATEDSDIDVAVVANDFTGDSIEGTMRLMKIRREVDVRIEPHPFTSEDFQDDHPIAKEILENGYEVFSQPVR, from the coding sequence TTGATACGGTTGGAGCCATTAGGTCGTTGCAATGCTGCTTCCGCCAAAAAAGCAACGGAAGATAGCGATATTGATGTGGCGGTTGTCGCTAATGATTTCACAGGGGACTCTATTGAGGGTACCATGCGTTTAATGAAAATCCGTAGAGAGGTGGATGTTCGAATCGAGCCTCATCCTTTTACTAGTGAAGATTTTCAAGATGATCACCCTATTGCCAAGGAAATTCTTGAGAATGGTTATGAGGTTTTTTCACAACCGGTTCGTTAG
- a CDS encoding restriction endonuclease subunit S, giving the protein MSEKKTNAVEELLEEALVPEEEQPYHVPRNWHWVKIKSLIKTMTSRDPKKLDSDTFNYIDIESIDNETQTLSKKKKLPLSEAPSRAKRAVNKSDVIISLVRPYLVNVALIEEDNELNIASTGFYVCRNKGGYVPKYLFNYLRSPDATIYLNLHTKGDNSPSVKGSDFKNIPVPLPPLHEQKRIADKVEHLLNKVDEAKQLIEEAKETFELRRSAILEKAFSGELTSSWRYENLEVESADNLYRRIRSSSNRKKKSKEEQELLSQAELQKIPATWIWVRLGDILEVNPPKEKLTDVNDEQQCSFIPMVSVSDATGEATSIETRPYEKVKKGYTYFRERDVIFAKITPCMENGKSAVLKGLRNGFGYGSTEFYVLRTNDYVNEKLIHLLVRSRKFRSEAKAVMTGAVGQQRVPKDFMKNYLFPLPPLEEQNEIVRIVESIFEKQEISNRLLETDKLEHLKQSLLSKAFKGELGTNDPSEESAEKLLKEVLQQQ; this is encoded by the coding sequence ATGAGTGAAAAAAAGACAAATGCAGTGGAAGAACTTTTGGAAGAAGCCTTAGTTCCTGAGGAAGAACAGCCTTATCATGTACCTAGGAATTGGCATTGGGTTAAAATCAAATCATTGATTAAAACAATGACTAGTCGTGATCCTAAAAAATTAGATAGTGATACTTTTAACTATATTGATATAGAAAGTATAGATAATGAAACTCAAACACTTAGCAAGAAAAAAAAGTTACCTCTTAGCGAGGCTCCCAGTAGAGCAAAACGTGCCGTTAATAAAAGTGATGTAATTATTTCTTTAGTAAGGCCCTATTTAGTAAACGTAGCGCTAATCGAAGAAGATAATGAACTTAACATAGCATCAACGGGTTTCTATGTATGTAGAAACAAAGGTGGGTACGTTCCTAAATATTTATTTAATTACTTACGATCTCCTGATGCTACAATATATTTAAATCTACATACTAAGGGGGATAATTCCCCATCAGTCAAAGGATCGGACTTTAAAAATATTCCTGTTCCATTACCACCTTTGCATGAACAAAAGCGAATTGCTGATAAAGTAGAACATCTCTTAAATAAAGTCGATGAAGCGAAACAATTGATCGAAGAAGCAAAAGAAACCTTTGAACTGCGAAGGTCTGCTATTTTGGAGAAGGCTTTTAGTGGAGAATTGACTTCAAGTTGGCGTTATGAAAATCTGGAAGTCGAATCTGCAGACAATTTATATCGGAGAATAAGATCATCTAGTAACAGAAAAAAGAAAAGTAAGGAAGAACAAGAGTTGCTTTCGCAAGCAGAACTCCAGAAGATACCTGCCACCTGGATTTGGGTACGCCTCGGTGACATTTTAGAAGTTAATCCTCCTAAGGAGAAACTAACTGATGTCAATGATGAACAACAATGTAGCTTTATACCCATGGTGTCTGTAAGTGATGCGACAGGAGAAGCCACGAGTATAGAGACAAGGCCGTATGAAAAGGTGAAAAAAGGGTATACGTATTTTCGGGAAAGAGATGTTATATTTGCGAAAATAACTCCATGTATGGAGAATGGAAAATCTGCTGTTTTAAAAGGACTAAGAAATGGATTTGGGTATGGCTCAACTGAATTTTATGTACTGCGAACAAATGACTATGTCAATGAAAAGCTAATTCATTTATTAGTACGATCGCGTAAGTTTAGAAGTGAAGCAAAAGCTGTTATGACAGGAGCAGTAGGTCAGCAAAGAGTACCTAAAGATTTTATGAAAAATTACTTATTTCCATTGCCACCATTAGAAGAACAGAATGAGATCGTGAGAATAGTTGAATCTATTTTTGAGAAACAGGAGATTAGCAATAGGCTACTGGAAACAGACAAGCTGGAACATTTGAAACAATCTCTGCTATCTAAAGCTTTTAAAGGTGAACTCGGAACAAACGATCCTTCTGAAGAAAGTGCCGAGAAGCTATTAAAAGAAGTTCTACAACAACAATAA
- a CDS encoding type I restriction-modification system subunit M, with product MDNQEIVQKLWNLCNVLRDDGITYHQYVTELTYILFLKMMKETGEEEKQNIPEEYRWDSLTERHGIELKTHYQKLLIDLGQESNDTLRQIYLNAQTNIDEPKNLEKIIRSINDLDWYSAKEEGLGDLYEGLLEKNASETKSGAGQYFTPRPLIDEIVKLVDPDPGERCNDPAAGTFGFMIAADRNVRKKTDDYFDLSQNEAEFQKHKAFSGVELVKDTHRLALMNAMLHDIQGDITLGDTLSELGKDMNNYDVIMTNPPFGTKQGGERPTRDDFTFTTTNKQLNFLQHIYRSLKPDGKSRAAVVLPDNVLFESGVGDKIRADLMDKCNLHTILRLPTGIFYAQGVKTNVLFFNREKTDKDNTENVWVYDLRTNMPSFGKRTPLTHKHFGDFNKAYLAEDRTKIKDERWNVFTREDIRKKDDSLDIGLIADKSLAVYENLPDPIESAEEAIGKLNQAVGLLNGVVEELKEIENGNSQYNKSEKVAETPGVYNHE from the coding sequence ATGGACAATCAGGAAATCGTACAAAAACTATGGAATCTTTGTAACGTATTACGGGATGATGGGATTACGTACCACCAATACGTCACCGAGTTAACTTATATTCTTTTCTTAAAGATGATGAAAGAAACAGGAGAGGAAGAAAAGCAAAATATCCCGGAAGAATACCGTTGGGATTCTTTAACGGAACGGCATGGGATTGAGTTGAAAACCCATTATCAGAAGCTCTTAATCGATTTGGGGCAAGAGAGCAACGATACCCTTCGTCAAATTTATCTTAATGCCCAAACCAATATTGATGAACCAAAAAACCTTGAAAAAATTATTCGTTCGATCAATGACTTGGACTGGTACAGTGCAAAAGAAGAAGGATTGGGGGACTTGTATGAAGGGTTGCTGGAAAAAAACGCCAGCGAAACAAAGTCCGGCGCAGGACAATATTTCACACCACGTCCTTTGATTGATGAGATTGTAAAATTGGTAGACCCAGATCCGGGAGAACGCTGTAATGATCCGGCTGCAGGAACCTTCGGTTTTATGATTGCCGCAGACCGAAACGTTCGCAAAAAAACAGATGATTATTTTGATCTTAGTCAAAATGAAGCTGAATTTCAAAAACACAAGGCTTTTTCTGGGGTTGAATTGGTAAAAGATACACATCGTTTAGCGTTGATGAATGCAATGCTTCATGACATTCAAGGAGATATTACGCTTGGAGATACGTTATCAGAGCTTGGAAAAGATATGAATAATTATGACGTGATCATGACGAACCCGCCTTTTGGAACCAAACAAGGGGGAGAGCGTCCAACGAGAGATGACTTCACGTTTACGACCACGAACAAACAGTTAAACTTCCTGCAGCATATTTATCGTTCTTTAAAACCAGACGGGAAATCCCGTGCTGCCGTTGTCCTTCCAGATAATGTGCTTTTTGAAAGTGGTGTAGGAGATAAAATTCGTGCTGATTTGATGGATAAGTGTAATCTCCATACCATCTTGCGTTTGCCAACGGGTATTTTCTATGCGCAAGGTGTAAAGACGAATGTATTGTTTTTTAACCGTGAAAAAACCGATAAAGATAACACCGAAAACGTTTGGGTCTACGATCTTAGAACGAACATGCCATCCTTCGGAAAACGCACGCCATTAACCCACAAGCACTTTGGAGACTTTAACAAAGCCTATTTAGCTGAGGACAGAACCAAAATCAAAGATGAACGCTGGAATGTATTCACTCGAGAGGACATTCGCAAAAAAGATGACAGCCTAGACATTGGTTTAATTGCTGATAAATCCCTGGCCGTATATGAAAATCTCCCGGATCCAATTGAATCAGCAGAAGAAGCTATAGGAAAGCTGAACCAAGCTGTTGGATTATTAAACGGAGTGGTGGAGGAACTGAAAGAGATAGAGAATGGAAACAGTCAATATAACAAAAGTGAAAAAGTAGCGGAGACACCAGGAGTGTATAACCATGAGTGA